A stretch of Castanea sativa cultivar Marrone di Chiusa Pesio chromosome 2, ASM4071231v1 DNA encodes these proteins:
- the LOC142626143 gene encoding uncharacterized protein LOC142626143 encodes MSCDAIIHCWTFGGLVGAFLDLGIAFFLLFASTIAYLASKCLGLFGLCLPGDPIRQRALVEWPPEKTASVLLQVKHKFPFNSIWADTDSDPEHPKRNHKKRHVGEASSAGGRSLVEWNNDEAASVFGTSPAGEQGRFHFKGGVQRKRLALRHRHKGKAVDCGKSSPFSLDATQTPSSVGKIGIQITEEGTSVPVNSGEFRSSSDETNTIRVLEQSLEEERTAHAALYLELEKERSAAATAADETMAMILRLQEEKALIGMEAKQYQRLIEEKSAYDAEEMNILKEILLRREREKHFLEKEVEACRQMIFGNDQLDADLEATKTQEISSLLCSSEDPMLMLQQISSSMNEKEMVKNKSSSRDDEESFDLQNRTIAFGKDLPYPELDEDADISKGDIRSHRHPSTDKHPDFVSCDGFQEKGMVSMDENSLTQQRESQALEACSQSNQSSTQGFNLHVESNNPAGEGQQQSDNIILSQRPATTTIKSRNEDKVTSYNVGYAEMPEKETKRETKVSHNSVSDTELHIHDVHVIDDESSMSNEVRVNKTEQLLRNASLNLHKIDDSLTLSRLETGLGFNRSRSDLASGLPPKVPLRSKTLVSDLRRNSMSAIELRRNSMSSIDYERLKIDNEVEMLHERLRIVQEGREKLKFSLGNKERENFQLQLLEDIASQLREIRQLTEPGKAIRQASLPPPSSKIMSQKRHWRSASLGLRRST; translated from the exons ATGAGTTGCGATGCAATAATACATTGTTGGACGTTCGGTGGACTAGTGGGTGCATTTCTTGATCTGGGTATAGCCTTTTTCTTGCTATTTGCATCAACAATTGCTTATTTGGCCTCCAAATGTCtgggtttgtttggattgtGTCTGCCTGGAGACCCCATTAGACAAAGAGCATTAGTGGAGTGGCCACCTGAGAAAACCGCTTCGGTTCTGTTGCAGGTGAAGCACAAATTTCCTTTCAATTCAATATGGGCTGATACTGACTCTGATCCTGAACACCCCAAGAGGAATCACAAGAAAAGGCATGTCGGTGAAGCATCATCTGCTGGGGGAAGAAGTCTGGTGGAATGGAATAATGATGAAGCTGCTTCTGTGTTTGGTACCTCTCCAGCTGGGGAACAAGGGAGGTTTCATTTTAAGGGAGGTGTTCAGAGGAAGAGACTTGCTCTTCGCCACCGGCACAAAGGAAAGGCTGTTGACTGTGGCAAGTCTTCGCCTTTTTCTTTGGATGCAACTCAGACTCCTTCTAGTGTTGGTAAAATAGGGATTCAGATTACTGAAGAAGGCACCTCTGTTCCTGTTAATTCTGGAG AGTTCAGGAGCAGTAGTGATGAGACAAATACAATCCGAGTCTTGGAACAATCACTTGAAGAAGAGCGAACTGCTCATGCTGCTCTGTACCTTGAacttgagaaagagagaagtgcTGCTGCTACTGCAGCAGATGAAACCATGGCTATGATATTGCGTCTACAAGAAGAGAAGGCATTGATTGGAATGGAAGCTAAACAATACCAGAGGCTGATAGAAGAAAAATCCGCTTATGATGCTGAGGAAATGAACATTCTCAAAGAGATCTTACTGAGGAGAGAAAGGGAAAAACACTTTTTAGAGAAGGAAGTTGAAGCTTGCAGGCAAATGATATTTGGAAATGATCAATTGGATGCTGATTTGGAGGCCACAAAAACACAAGAAATATCATCTTTGTTGTGTTCAAGTGAAGATCCGATGCTTATGCTGCAGCAGATTAGCTCATCCATGAATGAGAAGGAAATGGTGAAAAACAAAAGTAGTTCTAGAGATGATGAGGAATCTTTTGATTTACAAAATCGTACTATTGCTTTTGGTAAAGATTTGCCATATCCAGAATTGGATGAAGATGCTGACATTTCAAAAGGAGACATTCGTAGTCATAGGCATCCAAGTACTGACAAGCATCCAGATTTTGTAAGTTGTGATGGGTTTCAAGAGAAGGGTATGGTCTCCATGGATGAGAATTCTCTTACTCAACAAAGAGAATCGCAAGCACTAGAGGCTTGCTCACAATCAAATCAGTCAAGTACTCAGGGATTTAATTTGCATGTGGAAAGCAATAATCCAGCTGGGGAAGGACAGCAGCAAAGTGATAATATAATTCTCTCCCAAAGACCGGCAACCACGACAATCAAATCACGTAATGAAGATAAGGTTACTTCATATAATGTTGGTTATGCAGAAATgcctgaaaaagaaacaaaacggGAAACCAAAGTTTCACATAACTCAGTTTCTGATACAGAGCTTCATATTCATGATGTTCATGTCATTGATGATGAGTCTAGTATGTCTAATGAAGTCAGAGTAAATAAGACTGAACAGCTTTTAAGGAATGCCTCCTTGAACCTTCACAAAATAGATGATAGTCTAACCCTAAGTAGGTTGGAGACTGGGCTAGGCTTCAACAGAAGCAGGTCAGACTTAGCTAGTGGACTGCCTCCAAAAGTTCCTTTGCGCAGCAAAACTTTGGTTTCTGATTTACGGAGGAATTCTATGTCTGCAATTGAGTTACGCAGAAATTCAATGTCTTCAATTGATTATGAAAGGTTAAAAATTGATAACGAAGTTGAGATGCTTCATGAAAGACTAAGGATCGTGcaagaaggaagagagaagcTAAAGTTCAGTTTGGGGAACAAGGAAAGGGAAAATTTTCAGTTGCAACTTCTGGAGGATATAGCAAGCCAGCTTCGAGAGATTCGGCAGTTAACAGAGCCTGGAAAAGCCATTCGTCAGGCTTCTTTGCCCCCTCCATCCTCTAAG